The Lytechinus variegatus isolate NC3 chromosome 1, Lvar_3.0, whole genome shotgun sequence nucleotide sequence TCTACAACTTACTTGAATGTATTGAATGTGCATCAATGATGGAGTTGAATTCTGAAAAACACACAAGTGCCTATCTTGAATTCAAAAAGCAccattccttttcctttccccccttttttgtaTAGCAGGTAATCCCATATGTGGCTTATCCGGTTTCAAACACATGACCCACACACCTCTTTTGGAGCAAATCTTCACCCCCCCCACCATGAATAAaggataaaacattttaaacaagatAATTCATCCACCTTCCAAGTGGGTTGGTTAGAAAATATTGCATTAGCAACTAGGCTTTTACTTTCcaaatttgtttattgttaGGGAGGAAAAACATGGAAATTACCTTGTTGCTGCAACAACTGGTTTATGACTTGTTGATGGATGGAGACTGTTCTGTTCGTCTTGCCTGAATAAATGTCAAAATGTGTGAGAGAATTATTAAAATATTACTAATGGAACGGGACATGTTAAGTAGTATAATAAGGTTATCAAGgttgtattcataaaaaaaagaaaatccaccTTTAATAGGTGTAAGGAGGGAGGGGGTAAAGTGAGGTTCTACAAATTACTTGAATGTATTGAATATGCATCAATGATGGAGATAAACTCTGCCAAAACAAAAGTGCCCGTTCGGAATTTTAAATCACTATTCAaattaaagttttattttatattaaagaGCAAGTAATAATTAAAAGCCCTTACTCAATCTGATATGCGGCTTAGCCGGTTTCAACACATGACCCACACCTCTCTTGGGGCTATTCAATATGacatccccccccccgatgCTACCTTTGAAGTAGGATAGTTAGATAATATTGCTTTAGCAACTGGGCTTTTACTTTCCAAATTTGTGTGTTGGTGAGGAAAACAGAAATTACCTTGTTGATGCAAGAACTGGTTCATGACTTGTTGCTGGATGAAGACTGTTCTGTTCGTCTTGCCTgaatataaatgtaaaaaatgtgtgtgagaaagaaaaggaatgagTAAACTATTACTAATAAAATGGAGTGGGTCATCTAAAGTAGTATGATGGGGTTATCAAGGTATGATAGGGTTATCAACattcataaaaaagaaaatccaccTTTAATAGGTTTTAGGAGGAAGGGGGTAAAGTGAAGTTCTACAAATTACTTGAATGTATTAATTGAACACCAATGATGGAGATGaagtctgcccccccccaaaaaaaaaagtgcccatttttaattttaGAGAAACATTCAACTTGATTTTTTCATAGCAGGTAATAATTGAAAGCATTTGCTTAATCTCATATGTTGCTTAGATGGTTTGAAAAATTGCCTTATAACTACTAGctcttgacattttttaaaatgtaccaGGCGATATTcgacacccccccaaaaaaaaaacctttcaaaGGAAAGTTaatttgccaaaaaaaatctgaacgtGCTTTTTTGTATAACTTGGAAGTGTGAAAGGACTTGAGAAGAATTAACCACCCCAATCCTTTTTTCTTCACATATATACTGGTACATATATGATGAAAGTGAtttgtgatttttaaaaatagatctGCACATTTTAAAGTTCGGCTTTAAATTAAAAAGGGCCTACGATGAAAGAGGTAGGATAGAGGTATGGGGGCAAATTTCTTTATGGTATGCATCATCggaattgatttaaaaaaaaatagaaaaccatgactatttttttcttaaaataattgtttgattATTGGTAGTAGGAATATCCACACGGCCTCgtttttgttgttatattttgtcttttttataaaaaaaatggtcaagaagtgcATGTTGTGAGCTGAGTTTGTAATTTTTTCAAGCTGGAATATGTGTAATTGATTGTCGAAGTATAGGGGGAATTGCAAATCGGTAGACTGAGAAGATAGTAGTTTATAGGCCCTGCATGTGACCTGTGTACAGTAGATCGAGCCTCTGTTCAAGCGAACAACTCATGCTGACATTTTCCACgagaaaatgcaaaagaacagCCAGTGCTCTTTGTTTATGACACTCCATACAGCGAGATGTCAGAGTTATAGCTTTATGgtggagagagagggaaagagataTACAGTAgttgaaagaaattgaatgaacGAGCTTCAAAAATGGATTATCAAATTATTCAATTAAGTAACGGGAGAATTGTGGGTTTGTGTTTTGTTGACACAGTTGGAAATTGAATTTTTGTCAAAGGTTattgaaataagaaatgaaattggcAAAGCTTCgttaatacattttttcatgaacTATTTTGCGCATTTCAAGAAAATGTGCAGATACTGCTGGCGTTTCATAATCGGAATTTAAagtaaacaacaacaaataccGGCATGTCATTTGCAAGACGATGTGGACGACGAAGAGATTTTTCTTTCCGGtatttttgctcatttcttATCATAGGAGTACAATTGTGGAAACATTTTATTGCACAAAAAAGCTTTCGGGCTTTTGGGTAAGTCTCAAGCTATTCAAAGTATATTAGAGACcgaaatgaaaagagaaagggaTACTCTGCGATCCCTAACACAAGTACAGATGGACATGAGGATGAACTTCGATATTGAACCGTCACGTCCGTAGAGTATGCGCTATAAATGGCTTTTCCAAACACAAATTACTACGTATGGGACTAAGTTGAAGTTACGCGGTGTCGCAGACGACAAGAGAACGCCGGTAATaaaaattctttgaaataaatttgaaagggATTTCAAGAATTGATGAATGGgtcatattttgacttttttgcatttttctgatgttttatttgtaaggataattctaaatcaaactgtTATTAAAATGAACTTACTGCAAACAATCATCGCCTGTGGTCAGACCTCCATGGCTTAGAAATTCCAGGGCTGTGACAGCCTCATTATTCAACCCGGCATCATCGTCATATGGGTTAGACAACTGGATAAAGTCACTTGGGAGAATCTCCTTGATTAATAGAGTTACTGATGAAGGAGGATCTGGAGGTGGCCCTCCTCCCGTCATACGGGAGCGTCTCTTCCACTCGCCATACTCCTTTTTTGCCTGGCTGCGAAGTTGTTTCCACTTGGTCTTTATTTGCCCGGTGGTCCACTTGTTCCCATATCTGGCAATAATTGCAGAACAAACTTCATCCCAAGCTAGGTTTTTACTTTTGTTGTTTAGAGCATCATTTGCTCTATTAGCAAAGATGTGGGCACGGTCCTGCACGAGCTCCAGAAGATACGATCGCTCGCTGTGATGCCAGTTGGCAGATCTGTTTTTTGCAGACTCCATTGCAAACTGGCATCACATCACttctgagcatgctcagtacaAGCAGACAATCATCTCactactgagcatgctcagtgcaGTGTTATTGTCGTGTTGGGGAATGGGATCGGTAATTAGGGACTCGTAATGAAGAAACTTTGGAGAAAGTTGTACAGTTCAAATCACAGAgtatttaattatcaatattcagcTACAGACAGTTCGAAGTACATGAAGATTCGGATATGACGGGAGACGATGAATATAATAGTTTCGAAGTATAAGATTAAGATTCGGAGTGAAGTTATTATAATATTCGATGGACGTCtaagtcttgaagtcagtcaGTCTATCTGGATGAGTGTGGGTCTAGTCTTCTATCGTTGGTGTTCTCTATTCTAATaatcaagaagtcttatttatatcattgGTTTTGGGGTGTAACTATTAAAGGTGGGAGTGATCTAAACTTgatctgattggtctacagctcactgtctatcaaactttctctggtatcaaggggtgtggtgatgctctgtgcaagtgactggggctggagtgtgagtcatacttcttccatgaagttagctgacgtcactgagggttggtctttttatggtcaaggcttagcaGTTAAATGGTATTGGGGGTTTCGGGATTCTaagatgacattgggggagtttgtaaacaagtgagggtgaatgactgaaaggataacaggaagttaTATTCATACTACATAACATTATAATAGTATGCTAGCTTCAGTTCATGATTTAATCcatggactaaagttataccccGGGTATAACTCAGCCATGGACTAACTTTAGCACCCGGGTATAAAGTTAGTCCATGGATTAGTTAGTCCACCGTTTGTGAATAGCATGGTGGACTAACTTTAAACCCGGGTATTAGCTAACCCCCGACTAAATTTAACcccggtataactttagtccacctttgtgaattcgggccaatagGATTACGGGATTATATTTATAATCCCTATTGTTGTAAACAATAAGATTATCGATTATCGATATATGAATcgataatcataaaaatatggATCGATAAgtatgaaatcataaaaatatggaTCGATAAgtatgaaatcataaaaatatggaTCGATAAgtatgaaatcataaaaatatggaTCGATAAgtatgaaatcataaaaatatggaTCGATAAgtatgaaatcataaaaatatgaatcgATAAGTATggaattataaaaatatgaatcgaTAAGTATggaattataaaaatatgaatcgaTAAGTATGGAATTATGGATTAACGTTAAAACAATAGGAATTATACCTTAAAACAATAGACAAATATTAGTCTTAAAACAATAGGAATATGGAattaaatgacgtcatagatTCCAGAAACATCGAAAACAAATGACGTCACCAGTCTGACTTAAAAACAAATGACGTCACGCAGTGACGAAacctgaaaaacaaatgacgtcatagaaAATTGCACAACACCCGTGACGTCATATCTATAGtcaaaacaagaagaaagtaaagaaatataattcaaGTCCTGACAATATTTGTAGGACGTCATCGAAAGTGAACAACAAATGACGTCATAGGGAATTCCCCGTGACATCATATTCGTAAATAACCattaaaaacaagaagaaagtaaaGATAAACCAACGTTGATGTTACGTTGCTCTTCCCAAACAGGTCTGGACAATGTAAAAATAGAACTAAATATAGAAAATGACATCTTTATTGAGGGGCCGGAAAAGTATAAAATAGAGGGGTGTAGTAGCAACGTTTCATATTGCAAAATTTTCCTCTGAAAGCCATCGTCGTATTATATGTTACAAGATGACCGAAAGTCCGGAAGAATGGTGTCGAGACATGCAGACCACGGTAGAGAAGGTAGAACTCATGATGTTGACGGAGTACCTGATGATCGTAGAAACACAGTGGAGCCTGAAAAACCAACCGGGCGATATATCGAGTTACCTTCCATCATCCGACCCACAACACATGGTACATCAGACAGTCAGTTACTTGGACCCGCAGAAGGTGGAGCAGTGCTACCCTCACGTAGCCCGAGTTCTTTGGCTGAAACCGGACCAAGTCGATTGCAGACTGTACATGGAACATCTTCAATTTATTCTAAAGGGGGAGACGGAGGAAGAATTGGAGGCGAGGAGAAAGAATATAGCCCACCATCTGGAGGGAATCGAACCGGCAGTGCAGATTGTTTACCGAGCCATGGACATCGACAGGGGATTTCCTCCGATGACGCCTCTGCTCTGATAACAGGAATTGTGCTGGAACTGAATCCTGAGATGACGGAGAGGGAGCTgtccaaattagttaacatctGTCAAAGAATAAAACAACAGGACGACTTTCAGCGTCTGTCAATCACACGTCTACGAGACACCGACGATCTCCAGCTATTTGTACACATATTACTCTCCGAGAGTCTCGAAAGAAAGGACCATCCTCATCTATTATCCAGGGCCCTTattccataaacaagataagatTTTTGTTTAAGTCTTAGCAATTTGTCTTggcattttgcttgtctaagaaatcttccctaacGATATTCTATAAACTTTAAGACATTTGTCTCAAGTCAGGCGATATGGCTAAGCCAAAGCCTCAAATTATATGACCTTCAGTGACCTTCTTGATAATAAATTGCTGCAGAGGTGACTGcaacaaacttgcaaaaatgtcacagaagttgttttttcttaaaactttggattttattgaaactaattacaactattgtagtaagagaagagcattcatcacccatatatggtaagaatttttaattcaaattatctatatttttgttaattaccaaaacatttcaatcccaaaccgagtgacttgcacagttttttgtgtatcagtcccatttattacttttcatgtattgtttgtcaaaatataaattgaaatattcctcTCGACATCTCTACTCTAACTTCAGTTTAAGTAGACCTAGGCCCCCTTAGGGAAAACCTTTTGAGACTAGTCTTGGGTCTAacattaggcctagatctagcctaggccCAAAATCTATAATATCCGTCTGTTTGGAggagaattgaacattattttgactttttttattttcatgagacATGAAGGCTGCAAAATGTAACTTTGTTAGACTCTAGTCTAGTGCCATAGACATAGTGGAGCAACCGACACTGAAGCTACATAAAGTACATAAAAACCTAGGCCTATAGGCCTATCAGTATTGGTCTAGGCCTAGAACAACATTCAGGACTTAGCCTGGCTTAGCCTTACTTAGGACAGGGATAGATTTACATGCAGGACTAGAATAGATCTGACTAGGCCTAGGTAAAGTTAGAACAAAAGCTTCATTTCAgtctccgattttttttttgctaaactAACGTTATGACTAGGCCTACGTCTACGAATACGACACTCGACAGTCTAATTGTAACATTACTTTGGCCTAGACCTTAATCTCACCAATGTGATATGACAGTATATGTCAGAAACTTTTAAATAACTCCCAGAAACAACGGTTATTCATGTCTACCGTGCTAGAGTACCCATCGCTATACATTGCTTACCAAAACTTAGATCTAGTCCTGACCTAGGGCTAGGCATACATATCtatatgtaggcctagatctaagttagATCTACTTCTGTTTTTGGTCCATCTGTTTGTTTGGAGGAGTTtctattttatacattttggggAGTTTGTTTAGATCTAAGGTTTCTAGAAAACAGGCCTGAAATAAAACCTAGACCAACAGCTCAGACTAGACTGGGGCCTAGATTTATATAAATTTACTAGATCTAGGTGGCCTAGCCTAGTATTACTAGGCCTAGTATAGCTATGCTTTCTTCTATTCATTCTAGATTCTATTTCTAGCCTAGCCGGTAGCCCTAACGCTAGGACTGGTTGATCTAGTCTACTGTTTGATCTAGAATCTCTAacgtagatctaggcctacatcTAGACTAAATGACTAAGACTAAAAGTTACaccctatctagatctagaagTACAACTAACTATATCAATCtaggtgtaggcctacatagtaTTAGGTCGAGATCTAGAGTGGAGACTTGTAGactctatcaaaatatagattctagttctaaaaaaaagtaaatgtagGCTAGTCTAGATCTATTCATCTAACATTAGGCCTGAAAAGGGAAGTGAGCTAGGGATCTAGCATTGGATTATTTCTAGGACTAAAGGATCTTGATTTAGGCTTAGGCCTACATCTAAAGCTAGGGGCTGTAGTTTGAGATCTAGAGGCCTAgcccccccctaaaattaaAAGCTAGAACTAAGCCcacagctacatgtagttctcCATGTAGCCAAACAAAATTTAGGATTTTAGCATTGACCATTGTCTTAATCTTATTTTGGCGTAGATGTTTGCAGTTACATGTACCAATACAAACACATGTTTTGATGAATgagaaaatgtgtcttgcagATTATTTTAGCGCAAAACCTGCATTCCATGAGCATACAGGCCAATGTCATAAAATAAGAAGTAGTTTAATCCACATCATGCTGTTTAaacatttattgatttgatatgctgttaccatggaaacacatTTTTCAATATAGACTATGTCTTACAGATCTatacctcaaaatcaatgtgtgagccaacttttataagaattggttgaaaactaaaaaGCGGTTCAAACCACAAGTTTTTTCacctaatttcattatattatatgttgttaccatggcaacacgacTTTTGATACAGTCAAAAatatgtcttagacatcttcaagACTAATGTGTATGCCAAATTTTAGGAGAATAGACcagttgaaaactgatgaagtaattCAATaacaagattttcatttatttttggtatttttttgttACTATGGCAACACAATTGTTTATAtaggcataaaatatgttttgcacatcttcacatcaagactaatgtttgtgccacatttaattaaaattggttaaaaactgaggaagtagttggaacagcaagatttatacataatttttgccaatatataccgttaccatggcaacacaatttctgacacatgcataaatgtgtcttgcacatcttttccCCAaatccaatgtgtgagccaactttcatgagaattggtagaaaattaatgaagtattTTAAACGGCAAAATTTTGGCaataatatattgttaccatggcaacacaatttctgaaaaaaaaaatcttccacctccttaccttaagaccaatgtgtgttcaaaattttatgaaaatcggTTTAAAAAATGAGGCAGGAGCTCGAAATGCAGTATAGGTataaattctaaaattttgtctgaattaccttgaaattaatacaattaagacaactcacagctgtcttaaagttagggctaaattcttagccgtgttgtatttatgaaatacagaatctgcagttttaagaaaagttactTAGCCATTCATCCTATATCTGTCTTAGTTGCGCAAAGAATACGGGCCCAGGGCTCTGGCGACGCTATGTTACTTCGAAAAGGTCTACAACATGACCGGCATGTCGACAGCGAAGAAACAGGAACTCCACTCAGTCTTTGTCAGATTGAGTAGGACTAGCGACATACGAAATACCTTGGAACGACAACACACCCGAGTCATTGTATGGACTATTACCGTGGTTGCTTCTTCGAACTACTCTACATTCTATTCTGTACATTTATAGCATGATGTAAATGATACTTTTTGGTTGCCGTTTTGTATTATGTAGACGCATATGCATATAGtccttatcattattgttatcattattattaataatttctAAACCGTACAGAACCGTGTCGATGTGTCATTATTTATGCAATGTCGGTATGAAAAGATGTCATGCGTTGTTTGATGTACGATCTATATTATTTATAagtttgtgtgtgtgagtgagatGAGTCATTGATGAGAAAAGTTGGAGTACAGTGCACAACAAATAATGAAGAAGTTGGAGAGAGCTTTGAGAGATATTTATTATAATCCAGTACACGGTGCAGGCTTTGGAAGCGTAAGAAAATTATGGTTGGCTGTGAGAGAAAATGGATTTCCGGATGTAGGGgtgaaaaaagtgaaagaatGGTTGCAACATCAGGATACGTATACGTTACATGTACCAGcaagaaagaaatttaaaagaaatcgaGTGAAAGTACGAGGGATAGATGAAATTTGGGAAGCTGATTTGATCGATTTAAATAATTTAATTAAATTTAACAAGGGATATCGCTATATTCTAACGTGTATCGATGTTCTGTCTAAATTTGCATGGGCCGTTCCCCTCAAAACAAAATCTTCCGATGACGTCATACAAGGCttcaaacaaattttgaaaCAGAGTCGGGTTCCTATCATGTTGCACACGGACAAAGGGAAggaatttttaaacaagaaatttcAGGATTTTTTGAAAGAACAAAACATTCAATTTTTCACCACGGAAAACAACGTGAAATGTGCCGTAGCGGAACGTTTCAATCGTACACTCATGACTAGGGTGTATCGGTATTTAACTTTTAACAATTCTTATAGATACATAGATGTGTTAGAGGAAATAATGCGGGGGTACAATGGAGCTGTCCACTCGAGTATCGGTATGAAGCCCGAGGATGTAACAATTGAGAATCAAAAACGTGCTTTAAACGCATTGTTtggaacaaaaacaaagaaaaaatcgAAAAGAAAATCGAAGATGAGATATGCAGTGGGTGACCAGGTACGCGTCAGTAAAAACAAACTAAGGTTTGAAAAGGGGTATGCGAGTAACTGGTCGGAAGAAATTTTTACAATCAGCAAATGTATAGGGAGGATTCCGCCGGTGTACAAATTAAAGGATTACAACGGAGAGGAACTCCTTGGTACTTTTTATGAATACGAGCTTCAAAAAGTAAGGAAAGATAAGAGAGCCAAACATTTGATAGAAAAGGTATTGAAAACGAGAACTCGTAAAggtaaaaaacaatatttgataCGTTGGCAGGGTTATGGGAAAGAATTCGACAGTTGGGAGAACAAGATAGAAAAGAGATAAAGGCGTTTAACACCGCGATAAAATCTC carries:
- the LOC121406630 gene encoding uncharacterized protein LOC121406630 → MESAKNRSANWHHSERSYLLELVQDRAHIFANRANDALNNKSKNLAWDEVCSAIIARYGNKWTTGQIKTKWKQLRSQAKKEYGEWKRRSRMTGGGPPPDPPSSVTLLIKEILPSDFIQLSNPYDDDAGLNNEAVTALEFLSHGGLTTGDDCLQQDEQNSLHPATSHEPVLASTRQDEQNSLHPSTSHKPVVAATRQDEQNSLHPSTSHKPVLASTSQANMQNSSLPSTTQNGDIETTRQDTTRNSWREEAINHSPPTKN